The Gloeobacter violaceus PCC 7421 DNA window TGCGGATGTGATTGTTGATGGTCCGAAACTGGCGGCTGAAACTCTGATCGAACTCGCTGCGGTTGCAGGCGCTCTGGGCGCTCACCGGTAGGGCATGGCCCAAGAGCAACACCAGACAGCCCAGGTAGACAAGCGCCCACCCGAATCGTCGCTCAGCGCAGTGTAACAACCAGTTCATCAGCGCTCGTTCGGCAGCGAGATCTCCTCGCGCTCGAGGAGAATGGCGTAGGCATCCTCGGGGGCACGATCCTCCAACAGGTAGCTGCGAGCCGCCATCTCCATCAGTGGTGGGGCGGGCTCGCGGGCGACTTCAACTCCGGTAAGGTCGGAGCCGGCGGTGAGGATCGGTTTGCGGTCGGGACTTTGCCACCAGTACCCTACCACGGCGAAGAGCAGGGCGGCGGCGGTGGTAAGGGAGCCGCTCAGCCACCGCCGCCGGGCCTCGAGACGGTCAAACACTCGATCGGACAGCCGCGGCGGCAAAGCCGGAGCGCCCAATGCGCGGCTGGAGCGCTGCAGTTTAAGCAGGTCTTCGTAGAGCTTGCGGGCCGCCGGATCCGCCTGGAGCCACTGCTCGACCTGTTGTTGTTCGGCGGTGGACAGTTCGCCGTCCAGATAAGCGCTCAGTTGTTCGAAGCGATGCGGGTCCATGGAATTACAGGGGGCAGGGGAGCTTACAGGTAAGCGTTCAGTTGCGACTGCAGACGGCGCCGGGCCCGGGCGATGCGGGACTTGACGGTGCCGACGGAGATACCCAGGGTCTCGGCGATTTCTTCGTAGGCCATCCCCTCGATTTCTCGAAGGACGATGGTGGTCCGAAAAGCTTCCGGCAGCTCGGCTATTGCCCGCCGCAGGTGCTCATAGAATTCACACGTTACCAGATTCTCATCCGGCCCGGGGGACTGGGCGGCAAGCTCCCAGTCCAGTTCGCCGTCCTTGGTCTGGATGGGTGCGTCGAGCGATAGAGGCGGCCAGCCGCGCCGCCGCCGCCGCAACTCGTCGTAGAACAGGTTGGTGGCGATTCGACCTGCCCAGGAGCGAAACTTTTCGGGTTCTTTGAGGCGCTTGACATAGCGGTAGACACGAATCCAGACCTCCTGGGCAAGGTCCGAGCGGTCCTGCCAGTCGGGTGCCAGATGGTAGAGCAATCGGTCGATGTGGGCTTGGTGGCGGCGCATTAGTTCGGCAAAGGCCGCCCGGTCGGGGCTGAACCCTTGCTGGCAGCGCACCACCAGTTCCTGGTTGCTCATTTTGTGCAGGCAGAGGGGCTCCTTGGCGGCGGAGACGAGGGGCCAGGGCAGAGGCAGACTGTTTTCCATCGATTCGGGAGGCCGGGTGAAGTTCGCGGACAATGCCAGAAGTGACGTGCCCTCTACAACCCGGGTTCCTCGATTATCCGCAAAAGATTTGCAAGCCGCCTTGCGCCCGAGCGTAAGAT harbors:
- a CDS encoding anti-sigma factor family protein, which encodes MDPHRFEQLSAYLDGELSTAEQQQVEQWLQADPAARKLYEDLLKLQRSSRALGAPALPPRLSDRVFDRLEARRRWLSGSLTTAAALLFAVVGYWWQSPDRKPILTAGSDLTGVEVAREPAPPLMEMAARSYLLEDRAPEDAYAILLEREEISLPNER
- a CDS encoding sigma-70 family RNA polymerase sigma factor, producing MENSLPLPWPLVSAAKEPLCLHKMSNQELVVRCQQGFSPDRAAFAELMRRHQAHIDRLLYHLAPDWQDRSDLAQEVWIRVYRYVKRLKEPEKFRSWAGRIATNLFYDELRRRRRGWPPLSLDAPIQTKDGELDWELAAQSPGPDENLVTCEFYEHLRRAIAELPEAFRTTIVLREIEGMAYEEIAETLGISVGTVKSRIARARRRLQSQLNAYL